From one Candidatus Nitrosocosmicus arcticus genomic stretch:
- the map gene encoding type II methionyl aminopeptidase: protein MSLDNYIRAGQIAAQVRENARKKNHVGRTLYEICDSIESEINERGGQPAFPVNISLNEIAAHYTAEPDDQIVIKDTDIVKIDLGVHIDGYVADTAVTISYDSKYDQLIKIAELSLHEATKIAKCATKSSEIGKTIENTITHNGLKPIQNLSGHSLEQYVIHAGKSIPNIKTYGPSFSLMPNQAYAIEPFVTTKDGLGIVYEGKIRNIFSLVSRKPTKNKDTDEFIIYLWNRFKTLPFAVRWLVNDFAESKAREMLEYLIKKKNIRSYPILVEGNNKVVSQAEHTVFILENLSHVITK, encoded by the coding sequence ATGTCTCTAGATAATTATATTCGTGCAGGTCAAATAGCTGCTCAAGTTAGAGAAAACGCTAGAAAAAAAAATCATGTCGGTAGGACACTTTATGAAATATGTGATTCTATCGAGAGCGAAATAAATGAGCGCGGTGGTCAACCTGCTTTTCCTGTTAATATTAGTTTGAATGAAATAGCTGCTCATTATACTGCTGAACCAGACGATCAAATTGTGATAAAAGATACTGACATTGTTAAAATTGATTTAGGTGTACATATCGACGGTTATGTTGCAGATACCGCAGTTACTATTTCATATGATTCAAAATATGATCAACTAATAAAAATAGCAGAATTGTCATTACATGAAGCTACCAAGATTGCAAAGTGTGCTACTAAATCAAGTGAAATTGGAAAAACAATTGAGAATACCATAACACATAATGGTTTAAAACCGATTCAAAATCTTAGTGGACACTCTTTAGAACAGTATGTCATACATGCCGGAAAATCTATCCCTAACATTAAGACTTATGGACCTTCATTTTCACTAATGCCTAATCAGGCCTACGCAATAGAACCATTTGTAACAACTAAAGATGGACTAGGCATAGTTTATGAGGGTAAGATAAGAAATATTTTTTCACTAGTATCAAGAAAACCTACTAAAAATAAGGACACAGATGAATTCATCATATATTTATGGAATAGATTTAAGACACTTCCATTTGCGGTACGTTGGCTAGTGAATGATTTCGCTGAATCTAAAGCTCGTGAAATGTTGGAATATCTTATTAAGAAGAAGAATATTAGATCTTATCCTATTCTTGTTGAGGGTAATAACAAAGTTGTATCTCAGGCGGAACATACAGTCTTTATATTGGAGAATCTGAGTCATGTAATTACAAAATAG